A genomic stretch from Flavobacterium humidisoli includes:
- a CDS encoding conjugal transfer protein TraI, translating to MKTKIRIAACLMCFLLISTPARPAEKTAALPILEIVKAVTKKVIKAIDLGIQRLQNKTIWLQNAQKQIENTLSKLKLDEISDWTKKQRDIYKDYYEELQKVKSIIIYYQRIKEISSKQTRLIEEYERAWNLFKKDQSFKVSELEYMEKVYDGILEESIKNIDQIFLIIDSFSTQMSDLKRLEIINKAADQIDTNYNDLRLFNQQNVLMSLQRAKTDADAKKVKQFYGIP from the coding sequence ATGAAAACGAAAATTAGAATAGCTGCATGTCTTATGTGTTTTCTGTTAATCAGCACGCCTGCAAGACCAGCAGAAAAGACAGCAGCCCTCCCGATTCTGGAGATAGTGAAAGCGGTAACAAAGAAAGTAATCAAAGCTATCGATCTTGGGATCCAAAGGCTGCAGAACAAAACCATCTGGCTTCAGAACGCACAGAAGCAGATTGAAAACACACTTTCCAAACTGAAGCTGGATGAGATTTCAGATTGGACAAAAAAACAACGGGATATTTATAAAGACTATTATGAAGAGCTGCAGAAAGTTAAGTCTATTATTATCTACTACCAGAGAATTAAGGAAATTTCTTCCAAGCAGACCCGTCTGATTGAAGAATACGAGAGGGCATGGAACCTTTTTAAAAAGGATCAGAGTTTCAAAGTCTCCGAACTGGAATATATGGAAAAGGTATATGACGGAATACTGGAAGAGAGCATTAAAAACATCGACCAGATATTTCTAATCATAGATTCATTTAGCACTCAGATGAGTGATCTGAAAAGACTGGAAATCATAAATAAAGCGGCGGATCAGATTGACACCAATTACAACGATCTCAGGCTTTTCAACCAGCAGAATGTGCTGATGAGTCTTCAGAGGGCAAAAACAGATGCCGATGCAAAAAAAGTGAAACAATTTTACGGAATTCCGTAA
- the traK gene encoding conjugative transposon protein TraK, giving the protein MFSKMKNIDTAFRHVRSFTMLVIAGSAVITCYALYKSFSSVTSMQDKVYILANGKVLEAYSSDRKDNVPVEARDHVRTFHQYFFSLDPDDKVIKANVTKALYLADNSVKRIYDDLKENGYYSGIISGNISQTVFIDSVTIDINEYPYRFKCFARQNIIRTTSIMNRNLITQGTLRNVSRSDNNPHGFLIERFNTLENKDLGASNRKP; this is encoded by the coding sequence ATGTTTAGCAAGATGAAAAATATAGATACAGCTTTCCGCCACGTCAGGAGTTTTACAATGCTGGTAATAGCAGGCAGTGCGGTTATTACGTGTTATGCACTTTATAAAAGTTTCAGCTCTGTCACATCCATGCAGGATAAGGTTTATATCCTTGCCAACGGAAAAGTACTGGAAGCTTACTCGTCAGACCGCAAAGATAATGTGCCGGTTGAGGCAAGGGATCATGTTAGGACTTTTCACCAGTATTTCTTCAGCCTTGATCCTGATGATAAAGTAATTAAAGCCAATGTAACAAAAGCACTTTATCTGGCCGATAATTCAGTGAAGCGCATCTACGATGATTTAAAAGAAAACGGGTATTATTCGGGAATTATATCAGGAAATATAAGCCAGACAGTTTTTATAGACAGCGTTACGATTGATATTAATGAATATCCATACCGCTTTAAATGCTTTGCCCGGCAGAATATCATAAGAACCACAAGCATAATGAATAGAAACCTGATTACACAGGGAACGCTGCGGAATGTTTCAAGGAGCGATAATAATCCCCACGGTTTTCTAATAGAACGCTTTAATACTCTTGAGAACAAAGATCTTGGCGCTTCAAACAGAAAGCCATGA
- a CDS encoding TerB family tellurite resistance protein: protein MKKMLLFIAMSLLMCVPFSAKAQSAEIQQLILNIEKLSQFKKILSDMKKGYDMLSGGYKAVKDMSEGNFSLHKTFLDALMQISPIVKNYKRVGDIVEYQFTLIRESRKGIDRILKNEQFSPKEIQYFEKVYSNLSRESLRNIDELTSVITADKLRMTDDERLEAIDRIYDDMQQKILFLHDFNGSSSILALQRSKESNDAKAVRSSYNFKD from the coding sequence ATGAAAAAGATGTTATTATTTATTGCAATGTCACTTTTAATGTGTGTTCCTTTTTCAGCAAAGGCACAGTCTGCTGAAATCCAGCAGCTGATTTTAAATATCGAAAAACTCTCGCAGTTTAAAAAGATATTGAGTGATATGAAGAAAGGCTATGATATGCTTAGCGGCGGATATAAAGCCGTAAAGGATATGTCTGAAGGAAATTTTTCACTGCATAAGACTTTTCTTGATGCTTTGATGCAGATAAGCCCCATTGTGAAAAATTACAAAAGGGTGGGAGATATAGTGGAATATCAGTTTACGCTGATCAGGGAAAGCCGTAAAGGAATTGACAGGATTCTTAAAAATGAACAATTCAGTCCGAAGGAAATACAATATTTTGAAAAAGTGTATTCGAATCTAAGCAGGGAAAGTCTTAGGAATATAGATGAATTGACATCTGTAATCACAGCGGACAAACTCAGAATGACTGATGACGAAAGACTTGAAGCGATTGACAGGATATATGACGACATGCAGCAGAAGATACTGTTTCTGCACGATTTTAATGGATCATCATCAATATTGGCTCTGCAGCGTTCTAAGGAATCTAATGATGCTAAAGCAGTCCGCAGCAGTTATAATTTTAAAGATTAA
- the traN gene encoding conjugative transposon protein TraN — MRNLKISIIICIFLTVISGYAQYNSKAEYNNIQLSYSKTTSILFPYAVKSLDIGSRDVLVQKAKGVENILLLKAGKQNFLQTNLTVVTSDGKLYSFILNFDDLCPTLHIDAGLRNADDRQLLFSLENENQKEIKDYAMLALSKKNKVSGLNSRRSEIEIRVEGIYIHQDIMFFRVSLGNDSKINYDVDQLRFFTRDQRKSKRTASQEIEVIPFFSTGDFSRIYDKSEITAVFALPKFTISDKKKFTMQVFEKNGGRHLELDIKNRDLVNLEILGNL, encoded by the coding sequence ATGAGAAACTTAAAAATATCAATTATTATATGCATTTTCTTGACAGTTATTTCGGGATATGCACAATATAATTCAAAAGCTGAATATAATAATATACAGCTCAGCTATTCAAAAACTACCAGCATCTTATTTCCGTATGCTGTCAAAAGTCTAGATATCGGCAGCCGTGATGTGCTGGTGCAGAAAGCTAAAGGAGTTGAAAATATACTGCTGCTGAAAGCAGGAAAACAGAATTTTCTGCAGACCAACCTTACTGTAGTCACATCAGACGGAAAGCTTTACAGCTTCATATTAAATTTTGATGATTTGTGTCCGACTTTACATATTGATGCCGGACTGCGAAATGCGGATGACAGACAGCTTTTGTTCTCACTGGAGAATGAAAACCAGAAGGAAATAAAGGATTATGCGATGCTCGCATTATCTAAGAAAAATAAGGTAAGCGGACTTAATTCAAGAAGATCAGAAATTGAGATAAGAGTTGAGGGCATTTATATTCATCAGGATATAATGTTTTTCAGGGTCTCTCTAGGAAATGATTCTAAAATTAATTATGATGTTGACCAGCTTCGTTTTTTTACCCGTGACCAGAGAAAATCGAAACGTACCGCATCACAGGAAATAGAGGTTATACCGTTTTTCAGTACTGGTGATTTCAGCCGGATTTATGATAAATCTGAAATTACAGCTGTATTTGCCCTGCCTAAATTTACAATATCCGATAAGAAAAAGTTTACCATGCAGGTCTTTGAGAAAAATGGAGGCAGGCATCTGGAGTTGGATATAAAAAATAGGGACCTGGTAA
- the traM gene encoding conjugative transposon protein TraM — protein sequence MENKTLSAKDRKDRKMMLVLPLLILPFITMLFWVFGGGKGKETVFSAEKKSGFNMLLPNPKLKEDSALDKMSYYDQASADSIKLEEQKKKDPNFSISKADETNLESDGSFDTDAASIRSQKGGLNTGFLKPENEQKMYQKLQALQKAIAEPAKVNDYDQDMREFQYQKTPYGESAEMRNLEQLMAAMSAPTEPDPELAQLGGMLENILDIQHPERVQEKLRQNSKIHKGKIFSVRRKDDAQVASSLQNTSNSAVKQGTNSFYSLDEEMGNEEIQNAVEAVIHQTQTIVNGSIVKIRLLNDVFINGVLIPRNSFVFGTASLKGERLEIKINTIKYLNAIFPVELSVFDIDGIKGIYIPGTINRDVAKASADRSMQSIGLTGVSDSWGAQAAGMGVEAAKTLLSKKVKLIKVAVKAGYKVLLYDEKDKNEK from the coding sequence ATGGAAAATAAAACACTTTCGGCAAAAGACAGAAAGGACCGTAAAATGATGCTGGTTCTTCCATTGCTTATACTGCCATTTATAACAATGCTTTTCTGGGTTTTTGGAGGCGGTAAAGGAAAAGAAACCGTGTTTTCAGCAGAAAAGAAATCAGGTTTTAACATGCTGCTTCCAAACCCAAAGCTAAAGGAAGACTCTGCATTAGATAAAATGAGCTACTATGATCAGGCATCAGCTGATTCCATAAAATTGGAGGAACAGAAGAAAAAGGATCCTAATTTTTCGATAAGTAAGGCAGATGAAACTAATCTTGAATCTGACGGCTCTTTTGATACGGATGCAGCCTCAATAAGAAGCCAGAAAGGCGGGCTAAACACAGGTTTTTTAAAGCCGGAAAATGAGCAGAAGATGTACCAGAAACTTCAGGCTCTCCAAAAGGCAATTGCAGAGCCTGCTAAAGTGAATGACTATGATCAGGACATGAGAGAGTTTCAATATCAAAAAACACCTTACGGTGAATCAGCAGAAATGAGAAACTTGGAACAGCTGATGGCGGCAATGAGTGCACCGACTGAACCTGATCCAGAACTGGCGCAGCTGGGAGGGATGCTGGAAAATATCTTGGATATACAGCACCCGGAACGGGTTCAGGAAAAGTTGAGGCAGAATTCAAAGATTCACAAAGGAAAAATATTTTCAGTGAGAAGGAAAGATGATGCTCAGGTCGCAAGTTCTCTTCAGAATACATCAAATTCAGCAGTAAAACAAGGGACGAATTCTTTTTATTCCCTGGATGAAGAAATGGGCAATGAAGAAATTCAGAATGCGGTTGAGGCAGTGATTCATCAAACGCAGACCATCGTAAACGGTTCAATTGTTAAAATAAGGCTTTTAAATGATGTTTTTATCAACGGCGTACTCATTCCAAGAAACAGTTTCGTATTTGGAACTGCATCTCTGAAAGGAGAAAGACTGGAAATAAAGATAAACACCATAAAATACCTAAACGCCATTTTTCCTGTAGAGCTTTCAGTTTTTGATATAGACGGTATAAAAGGCATCTATATTCCAGGTACAATTAACAGGGATGTTGCAAAAGCCTCAGCAGATAGATCGATGCAGAGTATCGGACTTACGGGAGTAAGTGATTCATGGGGAGCACAGGCTGCCGGAATGGGAGTGGAAGCAGCAAAAACGCTTTTAAGTAAAAAAGTCAAACTTATTAAAGTGGCAGTAAAAGCTGGCTATAAAGTGCTGCTTTATGATGAGAAGGATAAGAATGAGAAATAA
- the traJ gene encoding conjugative transposon protein TraJ, giving the protein MYDEMMPLCSNLMGVGQGIAGFAAVFYIASRVWRHIANAEAIDFYPLFRPFVIGFCIMIFPSVLALINGVMKPTVTATASMVAGSNKAIEVLLREKEKAVKESAPWKMYVGVLGTGDRERWYKYTHDGADSSDEGMIEGIGNDVKFAMEKASYSFRNSVKEWVSQVLQIIFEASSLCIDTLRTFQLVVLSILGPLVFGIAVFDGFQHTLTVWLARYINIYLWLPVANIFGGIIGKIQEQMLRLDISQINTSGDTFFSRTDIGYLIFMIIGIVGYFTVPSVANYIVHASGGSALGQKVTSLFGGSTSSVIGGAAAGAGMVMDAMGNAAGKMSQSMTSSSMSSPYFEDKGSYMSERLKGNSKN; this is encoded by the coding sequence CTGTATGATGAGATGATGCCGCTCTGCAGCAATCTTATGGGAGTGGGGCAGGGCATAGCGGGATTTGCAGCCGTCTTCTATATTGCCTCAAGGGTCTGGCGCCATATTGCCAATGCTGAGGCAATTGATTTTTACCCGCTTTTCAGACCGTTTGTGATCGGTTTCTGCATTATGATTTTTCCTTCTGTGCTGGCACTCATAAACGGAGTCATGAAACCAACCGTCACGGCTACCGCTTCTATGGTTGCGGGATCCAACAAAGCAATTGAAGTGCTTCTCCGGGAAAAAGAAAAAGCAGTTAAAGAAAGTGCTCCATGGAAAATGTATGTCGGCGTTCTTGGAACAGGCGATCGTGAAAGATGGTATAAATACACCCATGATGGTGCAGATTCTTCTGATGAGGGAATGATCGAAGGAATAGGAAATGATGTAAAGTTTGCTATGGAGAAAGCTTCTTACAGTTTCAGGAATTCGGTCAAAGAATGGGTAAGCCAGGTGCTGCAAATTATCTTCGAGGCTTCTTCATTATGTATTGATACCCTGCGAACTTTTCAGCTGGTGGTGCTTTCCATCTTAGGGCCTCTGGTATTTGGGATCGCAGTATTTGACGGATTCCAGCATACTCTTACGGTCTGGCTTGCCAGGTATATCAATATCTACCTGTGGCTCCCTGTTGCCAATATTTTTGGAGGGATTATAGGAAAAATTCAGGAGCAGATGCTGCGGCTGGATATCTCTCAGATCAATACATCTGGCGATACGTTTTTCAGCAGGACCGATATCGGATACTTGATTTTTATGATTATAGGCATTGTCGGATATTTTACCGTGCCCTCTGTTGCCAACTATATAGTGCATGCATCGGGAGGAAGCGCACTGGGACAGAAAGTAACCAGTTTATTTGGCGGTTCGACTTCATCTGTAATCGGAGGTGCTGCTGCGGGAGCAGGAATGGTAATGGATGCGATGGGAAATGCGGCAGGAAAAATGAGCCAGAGCATGACTTCTTCTTCAATGTCTTCGCCCTATTTTGAAGATAAAGGAAGTTACATGAGCGAAAGGCTCAAAGGAAATTCAAAAAATTAA